The Actinomycetota bacterium genome contains a region encoding:
- a CDS encoding 4Fe-4S binding protein encodes MIKTRIKTYVPGGYAAVSVPHMDLVRTYSSPALLGPPVCEELVSLVQHMYTEEEAEVVRHLKPWRPRTAASLARASGKPLEEVREILRRLAHEKYVLISFGTGDKERFGLLPIVPGTFEHVLVRKSPEEVTDWHRRFAELFEALFRTGFTTAYSRRPVHAVRYLPVQEAVQAVPMALPSDRLEVIMEDYRDFAVGVCQCRLTKKILGEDCGRPLETCMVMGDFAPALVREGRMRRVDREEALGIKREAEKAGLVTWIMNDRSARFFRCSCSCCGCCCDALRQISEFNAPGFIAPPHYLPRLDISKCDYCAKCARACTMGAMMVEREGEKKSHLHRKERCIGCGLCVVACPRRALSLREVPSYQPPPANFLVYVAKYGRNFVANSLREWFSRRRPWPSSP; translated from the coding sequence ATGATCAAAACGAGGATCAAGACCTACGTCCCTGGCGGTTATGCTGCCGTTTCCGTGCCCCACATGGACCTGGTCAGGACCTATTCAAGCCCCGCCCTCCTGGGGCCCCCGGTATGCGAGGAGCTGGTAAGCCTGGTGCAGCACATGTACACCGAGGAGGAGGCGGAGGTGGTCCGCCACCTCAAGCCCTGGCGGCCGAGGACGGCGGCCTCGCTGGCCCGGGCGTCGGGGAAGCCGCTCGAGGAAGTGCGGGAGATCCTGCGACGGCTGGCCCACGAGAAGTACGTGCTCATCTCCTTTGGGACAGGGGATAAGGAGCGCTTTGGCCTTCTCCCCATCGTTCCTGGGACCTTCGAGCACGTGTTGGTGCGTAAATCCCCGGAAGAAGTCACCGACTGGCACCGGCGCTTCGCTGAGCTTTTCGAGGCCCTCTTCCGCACCGGTTTCACCACAGCCTATTCCCGGAGGCCGGTGCATGCCGTCAGGTATCTACCGGTGCAGGAAGCGGTTCAGGCCGTGCCCATGGCCCTGCCCTCCGACCGCCTGGAGGTGATCATGGAGGATTACCGGGACTTCGCCGTGGGGGTCTGCCAGTGCCGTCTCACCAAGAAGATCCTGGGAGAGGACTGCGGGCGGCCCCTGGAGACCTGCATGGTCATGGGGGATTTCGCCCCAGCCCTGGTAAGGGAAGGGCGCATGCGTCGGGTGGACCGGGAGGAGGCCCTGGGGATCAAGAGGGAGGCGGAGAAGGCGGGCCTGGTGACCTGGATAATGAACGACCGCAGTGCCAGGTTCTTCCGCTGCTCCTGTTCCTGCTGCGGCTGTTGCTGTGACGCCCTCCGGCAGATCTCCGAATTCAACGCCCCGGGCTTCATCGCCCCGCCCCATTACCTTCCGCGCCTCGATATCTCCAAGTGTGATTACTGCGCAAAATGCGCCAGGGCATGCACCATGGGGGCCATGATGGTCGAGCGGGAGGGGGAGAAAAAGAGCCACTTGCACCGGAAGGAACGCTGCATCGGCTGCGGTCTCTGCGTGGTAGCCTGCCCGCGGAGAGCGCTCTCGCTGCGGGAGGTCCCCTCCTACCAGCCGCCGCCGGCCAATTTCCTCGTCTACGTTGCAAAGTACGGCAGGAACTTCGTGGCCAACAGCCTCCGGGAGTGGTTTTCCCGCCGCCGCCCGTGGCCCTCAAGTCCGTAA
- a CDS encoding carboxylesterase/lipase family protein, with product MNPRVHSRLLITILVTLLLFLSAFLAAGCAGEWVKETGTLDTPMLDSGPISGRLENGVRSFLGIPYAAPPVGELRWKEPQPVEPWVEVRPCLDYGPSCPQPRSDWTGQLDVGETSEDCLYLNVWTPARTQQDRLPVMVWIHGGAFQTGSGSLPIYDGTGLASRGVVVVTINYRLGPLGFLAHPLLSEESPHGVSGNYGLLDQVAALEWVQRNIAAFGGDPGKVTVFGESAGGMSILYLMTSPLAEGLFQRAIVESGPLMELGLPAGGTPTLEEAERQGSEISRKLRCADAEDELAALRSVEPEKLMEAVSSDNPFTGPINLGPNVDGYLLPGSPLEAFSSGEVAQVPLLTGINADEGTIFAPDIPPEQYRLMVSFLYGDLAPEILARYPGNTPEQVKPALSRLITELGFAATARFTAESMSTLGTPSYLYHFTRIPTDPRVQGLGSFHGLEIMYVFGTLDEMQMIGLDDADFHLSEAMMTYWTSFAATGDPNAADLLEWPSYRKGEAPYIELGEDVRASSGFFDDAYQLALRVSGLQP from the coding sequence GTGAATCCCCGTGTTCATTCCAGGCTACTCATCACCATCCTGGTCACGCTGCTCCTGTTCCTGTCCGCCTTCCTCGCCGCGGGTTGTGCGGGGGAATGGGTAAAAGAAACGGGGACCCTGGACACTCCCATGCTGGACAGCGGTCCCATAAGCGGTCGGCTGGAGAACGGGGTCCGTTCCTTCCTTGGGATACCATACGCCGCGCCGCCGGTGGGCGAGCTGCGCTGGAAGGAGCCGCAGCCCGTGGAGCCCTGGGTGGAGGTGCGCCCCTGCCTGGATTACGGACCCTCCTGTCCCCAACCCCGGAGTGACTGGACGGGGCAGCTGGACGTGGGGGAAACCAGCGAGGATTGCCTCTACCTGAACGTCTGGACCCCTGCACGGACCCAGCAGGACAGACTACCGGTGATGGTCTGGATACATGGCGGGGCCTTCCAGACCGGTTCGGGTTCCCTCCCCATCTATGACGGCACTGGGCTGGCCTCGCGGGGAGTGGTGGTGGTGACCATCAACTACCGCCTGGGGCCCCTTGGCTTCCTTGCCCATCCCCTGCTCTCCGAGGAGTCCCCCCACGGGGTGTCCGGAAACTACGGGCTCCTGGACCAGGTGGCCGCCCTGGAGTGGGTCCAGAGGAACATCGCCGCCTTTGGTGGAGACCCGGGGAAGGTGACCGTCTTCGGCGAGTCCGCTGGGGGGATGAGCATCCTCTACCTCATGACCTCCCCGCTGGCGGAGGGACTCTTTCAGCGGGCCATCGTGGAAAGCGGGCCTCTCATGGAGCTGGGACTCCCGGCGGGCGGGACCCCCACCCTGGAGGAGGCGGAAAGGCAGGGTTCGGAGATCTCGAGGAAACTGAGGTGTGCGGACGCCGAGGACGAACTCGCCGCCCTTCGCTCGGTGGAGCCGGAAAAGCTCATGGAAGCGGTCTCTTCGGACAATCCCTTCACGGGGCCCATTAACCTCGGGCCCAACGTCGACGGATACCTCCTCCCCGGGTCCCCGTTGGAGGCTTTCTCCTCCGGAGAGGTGGCCCAGGTGCCCCTCCTGACTGGTATTAACGCCGACGAGGGAACCATCTTCGCCCCCGACATCCCGCCCGAACAGTACAGGTTGATGGTGTCCTTTCTCTATGGCGACCTGGCCCCGGAGATCCTGGCCCGCTACCCTGGCAACACGCCCGAACAGGTCAAGCCGGCGCTGAGCCGACTGATAACCGAGCTTGGCTTCGCCGCCACGGCGAGGTTCACCGCGGAGAGCATGTCCACCTTGGGCACTCCTTCCTATCTTTACCATTTCACCCGGATCCCCACAGACCCTCGCGTACAGGGCCTGGGATCCTTCCACGGGCTGGAGATCATGTACGTGTTCGGTACCCTCGACGAGATGCAGATGATCGGCCTGGATGATGCCGACTTCCACCTTTCCGAGGCCATGATGACCTACTGGACCAGCTTCGCCGCCACCGGGGACCCCAACGCCGCCGATCTTCTGGAATGGCCCTCCTACCGAAAGGGCGAGGCACCCTACATCGAGCTGGGTGAGGACGTCCGCGCGAGCTCGGGCTTCTTCGATGATGCCTACCAGCTCGCCCTTCGGGTGAGCGGGCTGCAACCCTGA
- a CDS encoding CocE/NonD family hydrolase, producing MKRNRFRLILALLVTISILLLTLTSAVPAAAARAASGPEEGNGAAGRGRTYRVAKVTEDWTMWDGITIPVSVYYPADASAGERFPAIIFVHGWTLDKSMGEWGAEYFASRGYVGVAITARGWFGAGGDVGCMDPEHEMKDVSHIITLLGEDPRFPVLEDEKGPVVGITGASMGGCFSYLKSERKDPRPGDPGDPRIRAAVPMHGSFDLTFSLLPNGAGKMLWGALLTGVTYLGDLTGFMVSLMNLVLDDHMDGFQKLQAFIGYLWKLIPPVTTFDQSMLFILGAMLERRTGDYEFCQNYFRVRSARYWCDEEYDGTVEHPIITPTLILAGWNDDLFFANEGLMAFTHIQAPKKIIITNHGHLGCYPGPFPVEGITGSPESAWVREQVERWFDRFLKGMDNGVDREPPVAFYRHTDPACFGTAPGYPLPGTREVSFYLGGAGPDGLGTLNRAASGPGDKWDFLVNIGLTGSVSLPYYQDAPELLGGEAMDVPTRLKLLEIPFTETSYLSRPLKRDLTIMGVPRFQFFYRASAEFTQLIPWLYEVTPDGKEILVSRGFYEGYGYTPWSDTGTGEPLEMQACYHRFSAGSRIKLVVSTADLLSCWPHWGLNFIFLLRSRERPSRIILPVVPAGT from the coding sequence ATGAAACGAAACCGTTTCCGTCTCATCCTCGCCCTGTTGGTAACTATTTCCATCCTGCTCCTCACCCTTACCTCCGCCGTACCAGCTGCGGCAGCCCGGGCGGCATCGGGACCGGAGGAGGGGAACGGGGCCGCCGGCAGAGGCCGCACCTACCGGGTGGCCAAGGTGACCGAGGACTGGACCATGTGGGACGGGATAACCATCCCGGTGAGCGTCTACTACCCCGCGGATGCCTCGGCCGGGGAACGTTTCCCGGCCATCATCTTCGTCCATGGCTGGACCCTGGACAAGTCCATGGGAGAGTGGGGAGCGGAATATTTCGCCTCCCGCGGCTACGTGGGGGTGGCCATCACCGCCCGCGGATGGTTCGGGGCCGGGGGTGACGTGGGGTGCATGGACCCCGAGCACGAGATGAAGGACGTCAGCCACATCATCACCCTGCTCGGGGAGGACCCTCGTTTCCCGGTCCTCGAGGATGAGAAGGGACCGGTGGTGGGAATCACCGGCGCCTCCATGGGGGGATGTTTTTCCTATCTCAAGTCGGAGCGCAAGGATCCCCGCCCCGGTGACCCCGGCGACCCGCGCATCCGTGCCGCGGTGCCCATGCACGGGTCCTTCGACCTCACCTTCTCCCTCCTTCCCAACGGGGCGGGCAAGATGCTATGGGGTGCCCTCCTTACGGGGGTCACCTACCTGGGCGACCTCACCGGTTTCATGGTCAGCCTCATGAACCTCGTCCTGGACGATCACATGGACGGCTTTCAGAAGCTCCAGGCCTTCATCGGTTACCTCTGGAAGCTCATCCCGCCGGTGACCACCTTCGACCAGAGCATGCTCTTCATACTGGGGGCCATGCTGGAGAGGCGTACCGGCGACTACGAGTTCTGCCAGAACTACTTCAGGGTGCGTTCCGCCCGCTACTGGTGCGACGAGGAATATGACGGCACGGTGGAACACCCCATCATCACCCCCACCCTGATCCTGGCGGGGTGGAACGATGACCTCTTCTTCGCCAACGAGGGCCTGATGGCCTTCACTCACATCCAGGCTCCCAAGAAGATAATCATCACCAACCACGGGCACCTGGGTTGTTACCCGGGTCCCTTCCCGGTGGAGGGGATAACCGGCAGCCCGGAGAGCGCCTGGGTGCGGGAGCAGGTGGAACGCTGGTTCGACCGCTTCCTCAAGGGGATGGACAACGGGGTGGACCGCGAGCCCCCGGTGGCCTTCTACCGCCATACCGACCCGGCCTGTTTCGGGACCGCTCCCGGGTATCCCCTGCCCGGCACCAGGGAGGTCTCCTTCTACCTGGGAGGAGCTGGACCGGACGGCCTGGGGACCCTCAACCGTGCCGCTTCCGGCCCGGGCGATAAATGGGATTTCCTGGTAAACATCGGCCTTACCGGTTCCGTTTCCCTTCCCTATTATCAGGACGCCCCTGAGCTCCTGGGCGGGGAGGCCATGGACGTACCCACCCGTCTCAAGCTCCTGGAGATCCCCTTCACCGAGACCAGCTACCTAAGTCGGCCGCTGAAGAGGGACCTCACCATCATGGGCGTCCCACGGTTCCAGTTCTTCTATCGTGCCTCGGCGGAATTCACGCAGCTCATACCCTGGCTCTACGAGGTAACCCCGGATGGGAAGGAAATCCTGGTAAGCCGGGGTTTCTACGAAGGTTACGGCTATACTCCCTGGTCGGATACGGGAACCGGCGAACCGCTGGAGATGCAGGCCTGCTACCACCGATTCAGCGCCGGAAGCCGCATCAAGCTGGTGGTCTCCACCGCGGACCTGCTTTCCTGCTGGCCGCATTGGGGCCTGAACTTCATATTCCTTTTGAGGAGCCGGGAGAGGCCCTCGAGGATCATCCTCCCCGTGGTCCCCGCGGGCACCTGA
- a CDS encoding lactate utilization protein — MSYSEMGEVWSRYVRVRCERAVEVLRKREFDARFFPVREGVLGAILEVIPPDQPVGCGGSWTMRQLGVLDALRERGNPIFAHEGGMSFEETMRVRREALACPFYLSSANAVTMRGEIVNVDGIGNRVAGISFGPSTVIIVAGYNKLVPDLAAAFQRIREVAAPANAIRYNLDTPCVRRGQCTDCNQPASICRVTTIVSRRPMMTDFKVFLVGESLGF, encoded by the coding sequence ATGAGTTACTCGGAGATGGGGGAGGTCTGGTCGCGCTACGTGCGGGTTCGCTGCGAGCGAGCCGTGGAAGTCCTGCGGAAGCGGGAGTTCGACGCCCGGTTCTTCCCGGTCCGAGAAGGAGTGTTAGGGGCCATCCTGGAGGTCATTCCTCCCGACCAGCCCGTGGGCTGCGGGGGTTCCTGGACTATGCGCCAGCTGGGCGTCCTCGACGCCCTGAGGGAAAGGGGTAACCCGATATTCGCCCACGAGGGCGGGATGAGCTTCGAGGAAACCATGCGCGTCCGCCGCGAGGCCCTGGCCTGCCCCTTCTATCTCTCCAGCGCCAACGCCGTGACCATGCGGGGGGAGATCGTGAACGTGGACGGCATAGGCAACCGGGTGGCGGGCATCTCCTTCGGGCCGTCCACGGTGATCATCGTGGCCGGCTACAACAAGCTGGTGCCGGACCTGGCGGCCGCCTTCCAGCGCATCCGGGAAGTGGCCGCCCCGGCCAACGCCATACGCTACAACCTGGACACCCCGTGCGTACGGAGGGGGCAGTGCACCGATTGCAACCAGCCCGCGAGCATCTGCCGGGTAACCACCATCGTCAGCCGCCGTCCCATGATGACCGATTTCAAGGTCTTCCTGGTCGGCGAATCCCTCGGCTTCTAA
- a CDS encoding metallophosphoesterase: MEFAERPCARVGAERAGFRRVVVLSDTHFGERGALLSEPRKVEALLGELEELGKVDLLVLLGDIWDLWRAGLREAHGGGAHFFRLLADWGGARKLALVPGNHDNHLALACAEEGLRRELGWHYFPFREGDVPGNAPAPGPARRRHSPFPLACSLEIEGLPLRLVYPFLALRVGGGDVLLTHGHHLDFFSRSFWWAKTAWLARWVLGRSRGITLSDIDRLNRPFFELLTSTAVVPEIRQMEYRAYRFLRLLARLLRFHTGAGRSPRRYTAVGENVPEAAELLSGLLPGYLPDVFVFGHTHRAGLERVWVGGRRLLLANTGCWLEEEDGNSPGTYLVLDGAVRLRRLSDWEIEVPAKDPSSGSRPPARSGFMNRRDVA; the protein is encoded by the coding sequence ATGGAGTTCGCGGAGCGGCCTTGCGCGAGGGTGGGAGCGGAGCGGGCGGGATTTCGCAGGGTGGTGGTCTTGAGTGATACCCACTTCGGTGAGAGGGGCGCCCTGCTGTCGGAACCGCGAAAAGTGGAGGCCCTCCTCGGGGAGCTGGAGGAGCTGGGGAAGGTGGACCTACTGGTGCTCCTGGGGGATATATGGGACCTCTGGAGGGCGGGCCTGCGGGAAGCGCACGGCGGGGGAGCGCATTTCTTCCGCCTCCTCGCGGACTGGGGAGGCGCGCGCAAGCTGGCCCTGGTTCCCGGTAACCACGACAACCACCTGGCCCTGGCGTGCGCCGAGGAAGGTCTCCGGCGTGAGCTGGGATGGCATTATTTTCCATTCCGGGAAGGGGACGTCCCCGGGAACGCTCCTGCCCCCGGGCCCGCGCGGCGCCGGCATTCGCCCTTTCCCCTCGCCTGCTCCCTGGAGATCGAGGGGCTCCCCCTCCGCCTCGTTTACCCTTTCCTGGCCCTCCGCGTAGGGGGTGGGGACGTCCTTCTCACGCACGGGCACCACCTGGATTTTTTCAGTCGCTCCTTCTGGTGGGCGAAGACGGCCTGGCTGGCCCGGTGGGTACTGGGAAGATCCCGCGGGATAACCTTGTCGGACATCGACCGGCTCAACCGGCCTTTTTTCGAGCTTCTCACCAGCACCGCCGTGGTCCCCGAGATACGCCAGATGGAGTACCGGGCCTACCGCTTCCTCCGGCTGCTGGCCCGCCTGCTCCGCTTCCATACCGGCGCCGGGAGGAGTCCGCGACGCTACACCGCGGTGGGGGAGAACGTCCCGGAGGCGGCGGAACTTCTTTCCGGGCTCCTGCCCGGGTACCTGCCCGACGTCTTCGTTTTCGGGCACACCCACCGGGCCGGGCTGGAACGTGTTTGGGTGGGTGGAAGGCGCTTGCTCCTGGCCAACACCGGGTGCTGGCTCGAGGAGGAGGACGGCAATTCGCCGGGGACCTACCTGGTCCTGGATGGGGCCGTGCGGTTACGCCGGCTCTCCGACTGGGAGATAGAGGTCCCCGCGAAGGATCCCTCTTCCGGTTCCCGGCCTCCGGCCCGGAGCGGGTTCATGAACCGACGGGACGTGGCGTGA
- a CDS encoding uroporphyrinogen decarboxylase family protein: MDRRELILAALAGEPTPRFPVLGPGGLINVVTHEVLERFHIPLPAAHYSGVMMAELAVACYDMVGFDNIGLPLCLTVEAEALGARVDIGDGTTLPRITAFPEDSPEEIAAGALPALLNHGRIPQVLRALELVHEMRPSAPIIGNLAGPATLVSSLIRPSVLLELIKKDPGFLDRLLERLISFLCAYAEAMVERGADILMIHEPAARTGTYLGFDLFINVLPYLNELSRYAHLGGAKLILHVCGGRMEQVKMCRETVMDAYSFEAEVDPAEAHRILGKPIVGTVPASLVHYFPPEMVLEETLLAVRRGAAMITPPCGLGLDTPFQNLRIMKEASHRFRV; encoded by the coding sequence TTGGATCGTCGCGAGCTTATCCTTGCCGCTTTGGCGGGCGAACCCACCCCGCGATTTCCCGTCCTGGGGCCCGGCGGGCTGATAAACGTGGTCACCCACGAGGTCCTGGAGCGTTTTCACATCCCCCTTCCCGCCGCCCACTACAGCGGGGTGATGATGGCCGAGCTGGCCGTGGCCTGCTACGACATGGTGGGTTTCGACAACATCGGCCTCCCCCTATGCCTGACGGTGGAGGCGGAAGCCCTGGGGGCCAGGGTGGACATCGGTGACGGGACCACCCTCCCCCGCATCACCGCCTTCCCAGAGGACTCCCCCGAGGAGATCGCCGCTGGCGCCCTTCCCGCCCTCCTCAACCACGGGCGCATCCCACAGGTCCTGCGGGCGCTGGAACTGGTCCACGAGATGCGGCCCAGCGCCCCCATCATCGGCAACCTGGCTGGGCCGGCCACCCTGGTCTCCTCGCTCATCCGTCCCTCGGTTCTACTGGAGCTCATCAAGAAGGACCCCGGGTTCCTGGACCGCCTGCTGGAGAGGCTGATATCTTTCCTCTGCGCCTACGCCGAGGCCATGGTGGAGAGGGGAGCGGACATCCTCATGATCCACGAGCCGGCGGCGCGGACCGGCACCTACCTGGGATTCGACCTCTTCATCAACGTGCTCCCCTACCTCAACGAGTTGAGCCGTTACGCCCACCTGGGAGGAGCGAAACTCATTCTCCACGTCTGCGGAGGCCGCATGGAGCAGGTCAAGATGTGCCGGGAGACGGTGATGGATGCCTATTCCTTCGAGGCCGAGGTGGATCCCGCGGAGGCCCACCGCATCCTGGGAAAGCCCATCGTGGGAACGGTGCCCGCTTCACTGGTCCACTACTTCCCGCCGGAGATGGTCCTGGAGGAGACCCTGCTGGCCGTGCGCCGGGGCGCGGCCATGATCACCCCGCCCTGCGGGCTGGGCCTGGACACCCCCTTCCAGAACCTGCGCATCATGAAAGAGGCCTCCCACCGCTTCCGGGTCTGA
- a CDS encoding aminodeoxychorismate/anthranilate synthase component II, which produces MSAGKILMIDNYDSFTYNLVQFLGILGADLVVFRNDHTTLREVEELDPAAIVISPGPKAPRDAGLSKDIILEFGPRLPILGVCLGHQCIGEAYGGRVDRAPYVMHGKTSLVHHDGRGVFRGLPNPMEAARYHSLVILEDSLPPCLEVSARTEDGLIMGVRHRDYPVEGIQFHPESFMTPEGLRLLRNFLDLAEHRISVGG; this is translated from the coding sequence ATGTCCGCCGGAAAGATTCTCATGATCGACAATTACGATTCCTTCACCTATAACCTGGTCCAGTTTCTGGGCATCCTGGGCGCGGACCTGGTGGTCTTCCGCAACGATCACACCACCTTAAGGGAGGTGGAGGAGCTGGACCCGGCGGCCATCGTCATCTCCCCGGGACCAAAGGCTCCCAGGGATGCCGGCCTCTCCAAGGACATAATCCTCGAGTTTGGTCCGCGGCTGCCCATCCTGGGCGTGTGCCTGGGACACCAGTGCATCGGCGAGGCCTACGGGGGCAGGGTGGACCGCGCGCCTTACGTCATGCACGGCAAGACCTCCCTCGTCCACCACGACGGAAGGGGGGTCTTCAGGGGCCTTCCCAACCCCATGGAGGCGGCGCGTTACCATTCTTTGGTAATCCTGGAGGACTCCCTGCCCCCGTGCCTGGAGGTCAGCGCCCGCACGGAGGACGGTCTCATCATGGGGGTACGCCACCGCGATTACCCCGTGGAGGGCATACAGTTCCACCCGGAGTCCTTCATGACCCCCGAGGGATTGAGGCTGCTGCGCAATTTCCTGGACCTGGCTGAACACCGCATATCGGTGGGGGGATGA
- a CDS encoding aminotransferase class IV, producing MKIYLDGRLLDAEEARIPVTDRGVLFGDGLFETIRAYRGKPFRLDRHLRRLREGCRVLRISGIPGDDEIAEAISALYQENVGSGDAYVRLTVTGGDFDGSRTLTRSAGPRFFIIVKPFEGYPLEFYRRGIRVTVSSVRRNSHSPLWRIKTNNYLESLYAKQEASDRGYDDALFLNTEGYLAEGSTSNLFLVSGGKVMTPHPDCGILPGITRETVLELCSSLGIGYEEGFYRLEDLRGAGEIFLTMTTGEIIPVAEVDGSRPGEACPGPFTSRLHEAYRRLVEEELSP from the coding sequence ATGAAGATATACCTCGACGGGCGTCTCCTGGATGCGGAGGAGGCGCGCATACCCGTCACCGACCGCGGGGTGCTCTTCGGTGACGGACTGTTCGAAACCATCCGTGCCTACCGCGGCAAGCCCTTCCGCTTGGACCGGCACCTGAGGCGCTTAAGAGAGGGGTGCCGGGTGCTGAGGATATCCGGAATCCCGGGAGACGACGAGATCGCGGAGGCCATCTCCGCCCTGTATCAGGAGAACGTGGGAAGCGGGGACGCTTACGTTCGCCTGACGGTGACCGGGGGGGACTTCGACGGGAGCCGTACCCTAACCAGGTCGGCCGGGCCCCGCTTCTTCATCATCGTCAAGCCTTTCGAGGGCTATCCGCTGGAGTTCTACCGACGTGGCATAAGGGTCACCGTATCCTCGGTGCGCCGCAACTCCCACTCCCCCCTCTGGCGCATCAAGACTAACAATTACCTGGAATCCCTCTATGCCAAGCAGGAGGCCTCGGACCGGGGATACGACGACGCCCTCTTCCTCAACACCGAGGGCTACCTGGCCGAGGGGTCCACTTCCAATCTCTTCCTGGTAAGCGGCGGAAAGGTGATGACCCCCCACCCGGATTGCGGCATCCTTCCCGGCATCACCCGGGAGACCGTTCTGGAATTATGTTCCAGCCTGGGAATCGGCTACGAGGAGGGTTTTTACCGCCTCGAGGACCTCCGTGGCGCGGGCGAAATCTTCCTGACCATGACCACGGGTGAAATCATCCCGGTCGCCGAGGTGGACGGCTCCCGTCCCGGGGAAGCGTGTCCCGGTCCCTTCACCTCCCGGCTTCATGAGGCCTACCGCCGGCTTGTAGAGGAGGAACTTTCGCCCTGA
- the pabB gene encoding aminodeoxychorismate synthase component I, with protein MKERIMGLIGQKNRTDAWLADLPELLSGGRPGEGIEGTVSFRLEWRELHDPPPMEDIFHRLAHTPYSCFLDSSLVMERLGEYSFIGYQPFLVLTTRGHRCRWRARDGRSWDTTENPFAALRRALRAFRLEEAEAAEAGGLSPFTGGGMGYLAYELGRYIERLPGRAVDDLGLPELCFAFYDQVLAHDHREGRTWLFVLHPQDPDAVAREALWWEEAEPPSYPVPGRAGEARFVSNFTREEYLRAVRRVKEYIYAGDIYQANLSQRFHTTLRDHPWILYRRLRRLNAAPFAAYFNAVESQVCSSSPERFLKGKGRRVETRPIKGTRRRSDDPTEDRRLAEELQASAKDRAELSMIVDLERNDLGRVCSYGSVRVEEHAVIEHYATVHHLVSTVVGELYPGKDVVDLLRASFPGGSITGAPKIRSMEIIDELEPTARSVYTGSIGYLGFNGDFDLNIAIRTVIVKGNTAYFQVGGGIVADSVPEDEYQETLDKGKAIFASLQEGSGLES; from the coding sequence ATGAAGGAGCGGATTATGGGGCTGATAGGGCAGAAGAACAGGACGGATGCATGGCTGGCAGACCTGCCGGAGTTGCTGTCCGGCGGCAGGCCTGGCGAAGGGATTGAAGGAACGGTGAGCTTCCGCCTGGAGTGGCGGGAGCTCCATGACCCGCCGCCCATGGAGGACATCTTCCACCGCCTGGCCCATACCCCTTACTCCTGCTTCCTGGATTCCAGCCTGGTCATGGAGCGACTGGGAGAATATTCCTTCATCGGCTACCAGCCCTTCCTGGTTTTGACCACCCGGGGTCATCGCTGCCGGTGGCGGGCGAGGGATGGAAGATCCTGGGACACCACGGAAAACCCCTTCGCCGCCCTGCGAAGGGCGTTACGCGCTTTCCGGCTGGAGGAGGCGGAAGCGGCGGAAGCAGGCGGGCTCTCCCCCTTCACGGGAGGGGGCATGGGCTACCTGGCCTACGAGCTGGGGCGCTATATCGAGAGGCTTCCCGGCAGGGCCGTGGACGACCTGGGCCTTCCCGAACTGTGCTTTGCCTTCTACGACCAGGTGCTGGCCCACGACCACCGCGAGGGACGTACCTGGCTCTTCGTCCTCCATCCCCAGGATCCCGACGCAGTCGCGCGGGAGGCCCTCTGGTGGGAAGAGGCGGAACCGCCCTCCTACCCGGTGCCAGGGCGCGCGGGTGAAGCTCGTTTCGTCTCCAACTTCACCCGCGAGGAATACCTGCGGGCGGTGCGGCGGGTTAAGGAGTACATCTACGCCGGCGACATATACCAGGCCAACCTCTCCCAGCGCTTCCATACCACCCTTCGGGATCATCCCTGGATACTCTACCGGAGGCTGCGCCGCCTCAACGCTGCGCCCTTCGCCGCCTACTTCAACGCCGTGGAGAGCCAGGTCTGTTCCTCCTCCCCGGAGCGCTTTCTCAAGGGGAAGGGACGGCGGGTGGAGACCCGCCCCATCAAGGGGACGCGGCGGAGGTCGGACGACCCGACGGAGGACCGCCGCCTGGCGGAAGAGCTCCAAGCCAGTGCAAAGGACCGTGCCGAGCTCTCCATGATCGTGGACCTGGAGAGGAACGACCTCGGCCGGGTCTGCTCCTACGGGAGCGTCAGGGTCGAGGAACACGCGGTGATCGAGCATTACGCCACCGTCCATCACTTGGTATCCACCGTGGTGGGGGAGCTTTACCCGGGAAAGGACGTGGTGGACCTCTTACGGGCCTCCTTCCCCGGCGGCTCCATAACCGGGGCGCCCAAGATCCGCTCCATGGAGATCATCGACGAGCTGGAGCCCACGGCCCGCAGCGTGTACACTGGGAGCATCGGCTACCTGGGCTTCAACGGCGATTTCGACCTCAACATCGCCATTCGCACCGTCATCGTCAAGGGGAACACCGCCTATTTCCAGGTGGGCGGTGGGATAGTCGCCGATTCCGTCCCCGAGGACGAATACCAGGAGACCCTGGACAAGGGCAAAGCCATCTTCGCCAGCCTTCAAGAGGGGTCAGGTCTTGAATCGTGA